A region of the Dyadobacter sp. CECT 9275 genome:
GCCAGTTATGGATGGGCATTTGTACGTCCCGACGGCATCCCCAATTTAAAAAAACCATACTTCGAAGCAGGTGGTGCTATTTTCCTGGGAGGCTACATCATGCGTTCTACCGATGGCGCCAAATCCTGGCAGGGACCCATTTACCCTCCTCATATCGCCCCGGAAATTAATCATACCGCCCTTGGAAACATGGTTCCGGCATATAACCGTGGTGCCATGTATGAGGGCAAGGACGGACGGATTTTTTGGGTTGTAGCGGCGACTGACCAGCAAAAGCCCGGTAAAACTTCCAATCACCTGCTGATATCATCCGACAAAGGGCTTACCTGGAAATATTCCGCTCCGGTGGCAGTGGACAGCAAGGTATCTTTTAATGAAGCCTCGGTTTATGAAACACCCAAAGGTAATCTGGTTGCTTTTCTGAGAACCGCCGGGCTGGATGACCAGGCCTGTATTGCACGCTCCACCGATGGCGGAAAAACTTTTACTGCCTGGGAGAAAATGGGATTTCAGGGACACCCGTTACAGGCACTTCGCCTGCCCGATAACCGCGTGCTGGTTTCCTACGGATACCGCCATAAACCGCTGGGCATCCGGGCCCGGATTCTGAACGCCGAATGTACCGATTTTGCAACGGCTCCGGAAATTGTTCTGCGCACAGACGGAGGCAGTACCGACCTTGGATATCCCTGGGCCGTTCAGCTGGATAAGAACCGCGTGCTGGTCAGTTATTATTTCAATGTTCCAGGCGGCCCGCAGCACATTGCCGGAAGTATTCTGGAAATCAAATAAACGGATCGTGTGCTTATCTCAAATTTCACCGACATGCTGATGAAAATACGCCGGTCCTGCTTCCCAGGAGTTACTGTCACCATGCTACTATTGGTTTTTCATACCGCCAATGGCCAGCAAACAAACTGGGATAGCACCGCAAGGCCTGATGTTTATGCTCCGCGGGTTGGGTTGATGAAAACGTTTCGTCACTCCAGAAAGGACATTGTTTTCCTGGGGAACAGCATCACATTCTGGGCCGAATGGAGCGAATTTCTGGAAAACCGGCATGTAAAGAACCGGGGCATTCCCGGCGACAACAGCTTCGGTGTTCTCGAACGCCTCGGAGAGGTAACCAACGGAAAACCAGCAAAGATTTTTGTAATGATCGGCATCAATGACCTGGCCCGGAATATCCCGGCAGAAATATTACTGAAAAATTTCCAGCGGATTGTCCGTAGGATAAAAACGGAATCTCCCGACACACGAATCTATCTTCAAACCCTGCTTCCGACCAATGATTCCTTCCACAAAATGACCAATCACTGTAATAAGGACGCGGTGATCAGGGACGTAAACCTTGGGCTGGACCAATTGGCAAAGGACGAAAAAGTCTCTTTCGTTGATCTGTACAGCCACTTTGCGGATGAAAAGGGAAAATTAAAAAAGGAGCTTACATGGGATGGCGTACACCTTACGGCGGAGGGATATCTGCTTTGGGCCGCTGTCCTGAAACGGGGTAAGTATTTAAGATAACAACCGGAAATCTCAGATTTCCATCATGAATAGTTTCAACAAACCATGTATTCTGAATGACAGCTTACCATACTGATATATTCCAACTGAACGACAAGCACATCTGGGTATTTGGCGGAGCAGGTTACCTGGGGCAGGCTACCGTGCTGATGCTCTCCAGGCTAGGGGCAAAAGTCCTTTGTGTGGATCTGGACAACCGAGCGGAAATCTTTGTAAGGAATAACAATTTAACAGGTGTTACACCCGCCTCGCTTGACATCAGAGAGACAGGGGCATGTGAACAGTTTGTCAAAGACCGGATCGCAGAGCGGGGTGTTCCGGACGGTTACGTAAACCTGACCACTGCAACAACAGCAAAAAAAATGGAAGACCTCACCGCCGAAGATTTTGATTCCGTAAATCATGGTGGCTTAACCTCCACCTTTATCCTCACCCGGGCGATCGGCAGCCAGATGGCCGTTCGCAACAGGGGAAGTATTGTACTGTTTTCCAGCATGTACGGAACGGTATCTCCCTATCCCGAGGTATATCAGGAACCGATGAACAAAAATCCGCTGGAATACGGGATTGGCAAGGCGGGAATCACCCAGATGACCCGTTATTTGGCCGTGCACTGGGGGAAATCCAATGTACGTTGTAACTGCATTTCTCCGGGCCCGTTCCCCAATCCTGAGGTACAGAAAACCCATGGGGCCTTTGTGGAAAGACTGGCCGGGAAGTCTCCGCTGGGCCGAATCGGACAGGCGGAGGAGATAGCAGGTTCCGTGGCTTTCCTGTTGTCCGGGATTTCTTCCTATATCACCGGCCACAACCTGGCCGTGGATGGCGGGTGGACCTGCTGGTAGGACGCCTCAGGTTTATCCATCTTAAAAACATTTTTTGAAACACCATTCCTAACCCCAATATCTTATGCAATTGAACACGCTTATACGACTCGGGCTGATGCTTGTCCTTATCTGCAAAGGCCTCTATGATGTTTCGGCCGACCCTATGCCGGGCGACAGTATTAAAGGTGTCCGGAAAGTTCAGGATGTCATGATTTATCAGGACAGTCAGTTCCACTGTGCATTTCCTTCTGTTGTTAAACTGAAAAACGGGGAAATTTATGTAGCCTTCCGCCGTGCTCCAAACCGGAAAATATTTGGCGAAAAAGGTACCAGCCACGTAGACCCGAACAGCTATCTGGTAGCGGTACGCTCCAAAGACGGGAAAACCTGGACCAAAGAACCTGAACTGATCTATGCGCACCCCTTTGGTGGTTCGCAGGACCCATGTCTGCTGCAATTGCGGAACGGGAATTTGTTATGCGCCAGTTATGGATGGGCGTTTGTTCGTCCTGATGGTCTCCCAAACCTTAAAAAACCGCATTTTGAAACCTCGGGCGCCACATTTTTGGGTGGTTACATGGTACGTTCCACCGATGACGCAAAATCCTGGAAAGGTCCCGTTTATCCGCCACATATCGAACAGGAAATTCTTTACACCGCCATGGGAAATCCACTTCCAGCTTATAACCGCGGTGCTTTGTATGAGGCAAAGGATGGCCGCATTTTATGGGTTGTTGCCAATACCGACAGGGAAACACCTAACAAGACCTCCAATCACCTGATTGTTTCGGAGGACAAGGGCCTTACCTGGAAATACTCAAGCGCCGTGGCGGTAGACGACAAGATTTCCTTCAATGAAACATCCGTTTATGAAACGCCGAAGGGGGATATCGTTGCATTTATGAGGACCGAAGACAATGGCGACCAAGCTTGCATCGCACGATCCACAGATGGCGGAAAAACATTTAAACCCTGGGAGAGCATGGGCTTTCAGGGACATCCGCTGCAGGCGCTTCGCCTCCCCGACAACCGGGTACTCCTCAGTTACGGTTACCGCCACAAGCCGCTGGGAATCCGGGCACGTATTCTGAATGCGGAATGTACCGATTTTGCCACAGCTCCTGAAATAATTCTACGTACAGATGGCGGCAATGGTGACCTGGGTTATCCCTGGGCAGTTCAGCTGGATAAAAAACATGTGCTGGTAACTTACTATTTCAATGTGCCGGGAGGTATGCAGCATATTGCGGGCAGTATTCTGGCAATAGACTAACCCCAGATGATGCCGCATCCCATCAACACGCAGGTGCCACTCCTTGCAGCAATGCCCCGGCTAACCTACCCGGACTGGATAGTCATAGCCGTTTACGGTGCATTGATGCTTTTTATTGGCTGGTACTATTCACGCAGAAACAAAACCCAGGAAGACTACGTGCTAGGGGGCCGTAAAATGAACCCTACCTCG
Encoded here:
- a CDS encoding sialidase family protein produces the protein MQLNTLIRLGLMLVLICKGLYDVSADPMPGDSIKGVRKVQDVMIYQDSQFHCAFPSVVKLKNGEIYVAFRRAPNRKIFGEKGTSHVDPNSYLVAVRSKDGKTWTKEPELIYAHPFGGSQDPCLLQLRNGNLLCASYGWAFVRPDGLPNLKKPHFETSGATFLGGYMVRSTDDAKSWKGPVYPPHIEQEILYTAMGNPLPAYNRGALYEAKDGRILWVVANTDRETPNKTSNHLIVSEDKGLTWKYSSAVAVDDKISFNETSVYETPKGDIVAFMRTEDNGDQACIARSTDGGKTFKPWESMGFQGHPLQALRLPDNRVLLSYGYRHKPLGIRARILNAECTDFATAPEIILRTDGGNGDLGYPWAVQLDKKHVLVTYYFNVPGGMQHIAGSILAID
- a CDS encoding SDR family oxidoreductase, with amino-acid sequence MTAYHTDIFQLNDKHIWVFGGAGYLGQATVLMLSRLGAKVLCVDLDNRAEIFVRNNNLTGVTPASLDIRETGACEQFVKDRIAERGVPDGYVNLTTATTAKKMEDLTAEDFDSVNHGGLTSTFILTRAIGSQMAVRNRGSIVLFSSMYGTVSPYPEVYQEPMNKNPLEYGIGKAGITQMTRYLAVHWGKSNVRCNCISPGPFPNPEVQKTHGAFVERLAGKSPLGRIGQAEEIAGSVAFLLSGISSYITGHNLAVDGGWTCW
- a CDS encoding GDSL-type esterase/lipase family protein, which encodes MKIRRSCFPGVTVTMLLLVFHTANGQQTNWDSTARPDVYAPRVGLMKTFRHSRKDIVFLGNSITFWAEWSEFLENRHVKNRGIPGDNSFGVLERLGEVTNGKPAKIFVMIGINDLARNIPAEILLKNFQRIVRRIKTESPDTRIYLQTLLPTNDSFHKMTNHCNKDAVIRDVNLGLDQLAKDEKVSFVDLYSHFADEKGKLKKELTWDGVHLTAEGYLLWAAVLKRGKYLR
- a CDS encoding sialidase family protein; protein product: MRLNKISGLFLVFTLVMIYAPGIQARSFSLPGAALLAADSIPGVRKIEDVIIYQNPDFHAAFPSVIKKKNGEILLAFRRAPNRKIFSEKGTNHVDPNSYLVAVKSKDGKTWTPEPELIYAHTFGGSQDPCLLQLKDGTLLCASYGWAFVRPDGIPNLKKPYFEAGGAIFLGGYIMRSTDGAKSWQGPIYPPHIAPEINHTALGNMVPAYNRGAMYEGKDGRIFWVVAATDQQKPGKTSNHLLISSDKGLTWKYSAPVAVDSKVSFNEASVYETPKGNLVAFLRTAGLDDQACIARSTDGGKTFTAWEKMGFQGHPLQALRLPDNRVLVSYGYRHKPLGIRARILNAECTDFATAPEIVLRTDGGSTDLGYPWAVQLDKNRVLVSYYFNVPGGPQHIAGSILEIK